A window of the Mesotoga sp. Brook.08.105.5.1 genome harbors these coding sequences:
- a CDS encoding extracellular solute-binding protein, producing the protein MNRRFLFVLILSFLLTMSALIANKIVLEFWTHEDPNRTPLEERFIQEFQEMYPNVVIKRVTQSSTKIQELILTAFAANQGPDIFNMSVEDEFAYIVNGRVAPVNYEAAGYTGKEGLLASYLPGTLAPVTYEGEIYGLPLEITNWCIFLNKKVFRDAGLDPEVDYPKTWEEMMDVSEKLTIREGEIITRRGFDFRYPYYLVAFMPLVEQMGGKLVSDDGKTAIINDEAWLNFLDYMAAWGPNGQNLGSPTYKNARSLFNMDNNDIGMCTSGLYQIARIKADNPEFYESGEFMVVPFPQFENAVNHVPAHYYGHYYMVNSQKPKENQEMAWKFISYMLSHAEEYLEKVAIIIPTNELLESETFKNYPYSDVFISDLEKSTVVYFSESSAKIQSLIKEAVESVMLSGTSSQNALNTLRRKVQEVLDDQY; encoded by the coding sequence GGAGTTCTGGACTCATGAAGATCCGAACAGAACTCCACTTGAAGAACGTTTCATCCAGGAATTTCAAGAGATGTACCCCAATGTAGTTATTAAAAGGGTTACCCAATCTTCGACGAAAATCCAGGAACTCATTCTGACCGCGTTCGCAGCCAACCAGGGCCCAGACATCTTCAATATGTCAGTAGAAGATGAGTTCGCCTATATTGTTAATGGTAGAGTGGCTCCAGTAAATTATGAAGCAGCTGGTTACACAGGTAAAGAAGGTCTTTTAGCATCGTATCTACCTGGAACTCTCGCTCCAGTAACATATGAGGGCGAGATATACGGGCTGCCTCTCGAAATAACCAACTGGTGCATATTCCTGAACAAGAAAGTCTTCAGAGATGCTGGTCTCGACCCCGAGGTCGACTATCCTAAGACTTGGGAAGAGATGATGGATGTCTCCGAGAAACTAACGATAAGAGAGGGTGAGATTATCACCCGCCGAGGTTTCGACTTCAGATATCCGTATTATCTCGTTGCATTCATGCCTCTGGTTGAACAGATGGGAGGAAAACTTGTAAGTGACGATGGGAAGACTGCAATCATTAACGATGAAGCTTGGCTCAATTTCCTCGATTATATGGCCGCCTGGGGCCCAAATGGGCAAAATCTCGGGTCGCCCACGTATAAAAACGCCAGAAGTCTTTTCAATATGGACAACAACGACATTGGAATGTGTACATCAGGGCTTTATCAGATAGCTAGAATAAAGGCAGACAATCCTGAGTTCTATGAAAGCGGCGAATTCATGGTTGTCCCCTTCCCACAATTTGAAAACGCTGTGAATCACGTTCCGGCTCACTACTATGGACATTACTACATGGTTAACTCCCAGAAACCGAAGGAGAACCAGGAAATGGCGTGGAAGTTCATATCATACATGCTAAGCCACGCAGAGGAATACCTTGAAAAGGTAGCGATAATAATTCCAACAAACGAGCTTCTCGAATCAGAGACTTTCAAGAACTATCCGTACTCAGATGTCTTCATCTCAGACCTTGAAAAGTCAACTGTCGTTTACTTCTCCGAAAGCTCTGCGAAGATCCAGTCGTTGATTAAGGAAGCTGTTGAGTCCGTTATGCTAAGCGGGACAAGTTCCCAAAACGCACTCAACACTCTTCGCAGAAAGGTTCAAGAAGTCTTGGACGATCAATACTAG